TCCACTTTGATGAACATCATCGGCTGTCTCGATAAACCGACTGCCGGTGAGTATGAACTGGCCGGTGAAAATGTCTCGCGTTATTTGGATGCCGAACTGGCGAAGGTGAGGAACCAATCAATCGGATTTGTTTTTCAGCAGTTCCATCTGTTGCCGAGGCTGACGGCAGTCCAGAATGTCGAGCTGCCGATGATTTACAGCGGTGTTTCGAAAAAGGTGCGACTGGAAAGGGCAAAGACTGCTCTCGAGAAGGTCGGGCTTGGCGACCGGATGAATCATCTCCCGAATGCTTTGTCAGGCGGGCAAAAGCAACGAGTCGCCATTGCCAGGGCAATCGTGAATGAGCCGAAAATCATCCTCGCAGATGAACCGACAGGCGCTCTTGATACGAAAACGAGCGAGACGATCATGGAGCTTTTTACCGGTTTGAATGAGGAGGGT
This window of the Mesobacillus jeotgali genome carries:
- a CDS encoding ABC transporter ATP-binding protein; amino-acid sequence: MIELKQITKSFEVGRETIDVLKGIDLRIQAGESVAIMGPSGSGKSTLMNIIGCLDKPTAGEYELAGENVSRYLDAELAKVRNQSIGFVFQQFHLLPRLTAVQNVELPMIYSGVSKKVRLERAKTALEKVGLGDRMNHLPNALSGGQKQRVAIARAIVNEPKIILADEPTGALDTKTSETIMELFTGLNEEGSTIVLVTHEPEVAEYAQRTIMVRDGLIVSSTLAGRGLRS